TACTGGAGCCCCAGCTTCGCGCAGGCCTCCAGCACGCCGTTGTGTGCGTCATCCTGTTCGAGCAGGTTGAAGCGGTTCTGGACCCAGCCGAATCCCACCGGGCCTCCTGAGCGCGGAGCGACACAGCGCCAGAGGTCACTCGCGGTCACGTTCGACAGGCCGAAGCGGCGGACCTTCCCCGCCCTCACGAGCGCCAGGAAGGAGTCGAGGACGTCGTCCCACGGCGTGCCAGGGTCCGGTACATGCGCCAGGTAGAAGTCGAGCGTGTCGACGCGGAGCCGTGCGAGCGACCGGTCCACCTCCGCGAACACGTGCTTGCGCCCGAGCCCACCGCGAAGGCCCACCTTGGACGAGATGAGCACCCGGTCCCGCATCGCGGCGCCGCGCGACGCCAGCCACGCGCCGATGATGGCTTCGCTGGCGCCATCCGCGTAGGTGCCCGCCGTGTCGATGAGGTTGATCCCCAGCGCCACCGCGCGATCCAGGAGCGCATGTGCTTCAGCTTCGGTCTCCCCCTGGCCCAGCAGCTTCCGGGAGCTTCCGATGCCCCCGAAGTTGGCCGCCCCCAGGGCGAAGACCGACACGTCGATGCCGCCCAGCTTTCGGTAGATCACGTCCGCCACGCCTCCGGAAAGGGCAACGCCAGGTCCCCCTCCCCCGCGCCGGAGGAAGCGGGCTGGCCCAGCAACGTGAAGTGCGCCGTGTAGGTTGCGGCGGGATCGCCCTCGTCGATGAAGACCTGCGACGTCGCCGTGAGCCGCACCTTGCCGCCCTGACGAAGCGTGTCTGCGTCCAGCGCGGGCAACGTGTCACAGCGGGCCCGGTAGTCGCAGGTGATGGGCCGGTGGATGGCGAACTCGCAGCGGCGAAGGAGGATCTGCACGCCGAGCCGCTCCGCCCACGCTGCCCGCACGAGCAACAGCCAGGGCGCGAGCCCCGCGGAGGTGAACACCCCCGGACCGAAAGCCGTCCCTCGGTGATTGAGCGAAGGCCCCAGCGGCGCCACGAGCACGATGCGCTCGGGCTCGAACGCCTCGAACTGGATCCCAAGGAACTTCGTCATCGGGATCCGTGCATGGAGCTCCAGGGCCAGCCGCGCCAGGACATCCTCCGGTGCATCAATGGGCTCACCGCTCACGGACAGCTCCCGATGAACCGTGTCGTGCCCTACTCGGGAAGCACCGTCCTTCCGAGCATCAGGGGGCTGACCATCTACGGATGGAGCCGCATGAACCTTGTCGTGCCATGCGCGGGAAGCACCGTCCGCTTGCGACTCAAGGGATGCACCGTTCACGGTTGGCTTCCCATGAACCGTCTCATGCTCTGATGCACCGTCCTCCCGCGCCACAAGGGAATGACCGTTCATGGATGGCTCCCCGAGGACCGTGTCGAGCCCTGCGCGGGAAGCACCGTGTCCAGAGGGCCCCACGCAGTCGCACAGGCCCTGATGCCTGGAGCGTTCTGGTCCTCGTTCCGGTGGTGGCTCATGTTCCTGGCACCTGGAGGTCGGGCCCGGCTTCGAGCACGACGTGGTAGTGAGTGCCTCCGCTTCCCGCTGCGTTGACGCCCGCGAAGCGCGCCTCCTTCAGCGCTTGCGGCTCCGTGCAGAGGCGGAGGTTGTCGGCCGCGCCAATGAGCGGGGTCGTCTCTCCCAGGGTTGCCGGCACCCGCTTCGCAGCCAGCGTGTACAGGGCCTTCATCAGACTCGCGGCGCCCGCGGCAGCGCCTGCGTGACCGATGTTCGGCATGACGGCTCCCAGCGGAAGCGGTTGGGCTCGCGCGGTACCGAGTGTCCGTCCCAAGGCCGCGAGCTCCGCGCGGTCGCTGGCAGGATGCCCACTGCCGAAGCACTCCACGAAGGCGAGCGCGTCCGCCGACACGTCACACCGTGACCAGGCGCGCCGGATGGCGAGGCTCATCGCGGACTCGGCGACGAGCCCGTGGTCCTCGGGCGTTCCGAACGCGCTTCCCACCGCACGGATGATCCCGAGCACCGGCTCCCCCCGCTCCCGCGCGTCCGACAAACGGCGCAGCAGGCACACCGTGGCGCCTTCTCCAGGCAGATACCCATCGGAGGCCGCGTCGAACACGGTCGGTGCGTCCCTTTGGGACAGAAGCCCCATCGCGCCCTCGTCTGCCATGCGCGTGACTCCGAGTCGCATGTCCGCCGTCGCCCAGAACACCGCGTCCGCTTCCCGCGACGACAACCGGCCGCATGCGACGTCCAGGCCGCCCATGGACGCCGCCGCGCCTCCGGCTTCGATGGCGCAAGTCGGGCCGGTCAGATCGAACGCTCGGGCGATCCTCGCCGCCATGAAGCTCGGCGACAGGTTGAAGAGGCTGCCGGCCCACAGTTCCGGCAGGTCGACCGACAGGCGCTTCATCGCCGCTCGCACGGTCCGGGCCACGCCCTTGGGGTCCTTGCCCGTCTCGCGTAACACGCGCTGGAGGTGCTCCTCTATCTCCGGCAGACGTGCGGCGGCGACCTGGCGCAGTCCGTACTCGCCGCAGTGCTCCGCGGAGACGACCACCGGGATGTTGCTTCCCCGTTCGATGGAGACGTTCGCTGCCGCGCTTCGCGCCAGGTCCACCAGCAGGTAGTGGAGCGGATCATGCCGCAGGATGTCGGCCGGTCGTTCGTCGTACTGGCTGGCGTTGCCCGTGAATCGGGACGCGTCCAGTTCCAGCGGCGCCCCGAGCCCGAACGGCAACCTCCGGAAGGCTCGGCGGCCGTGGAGCAGGTTCGTCCACAGCGTGGCAAGGTCGGGAGCGTCCGCGAACGCACCGGCCATCCCAACGATGGCGATGGGCTCGTCGCTCCTCGCGGGACGCCCCCGCGTGTCTCGCAGCAACGCCTGGGCTCGCTTGGGGGAAGGCCGGTCCTCCACCACCGCGTGGTAGTTCTGGCCTCCGCTCGCGATGGCGCTGACGCCCCCCATGCGCGGCTGCTCGCCCGCCGGCCACGACCGGGCGGTCTTGTCGACCTCGATGAGCCCTCCGGGTTCGAGCAGGCTCCGGGGCTTGTCTCCGTGCACCGGTCCCGGAATGGCTCCGGACTCGAACAGGGCGAGCAGCGCGATCAGGTTCGCCAGCCCCGAGGCCTCCTTCGCATGCCCCAGGTTTCCCTTGATCGACATCACGGGCACCGGCGACGCGGGTTGGGCCTCCTCACCATGTGCCTTCAGCGCGCGATCAAAGACCTTCGCCTCCACGGCGTCACCGGCCCGCGTCCCCGTACCGTGCGCGAGGATCACCCCCAACTCGCGAGGCTCCACGCCTGCCTGTTCGAGCGCACGCCCCACCGCCAGCCCGTGGCCGCGCGGATTCGGGACCAGCATGTACGCCTCAGCCGCGCCGTCGTTCGCCCCGCCCACTCCGCGGATCACCCCGTGGACGGGGAGCCGTTCCTGGGTCGCCCGTTCCAGGCTCGTGAGCACCAGCAGCACCACTCCGTCGGAGATGACCGTGCCGTTCCCCTTCTGGGCGAACGGGAAGCAGCCCTCGGACGACAGGAGGCGTGAGTTCGAATAGAGGACCTGGTTCACCGTGTCGACGTAGGACAGCGCGCCCGCGATGGCCCATGGCGCCCCCTTCGCGAGCTCCCGCGCCGCCAGTTCGATCGCGGCCAGACCGCCGGTGCAGTTCCCGTCCACGAGCAGCGCCTTCTCCGTGGTGCCCAGCGCCTCCGCGATGGCGCTCGCGAGCCGATGCGTGGCGCGCTCCCTCGGGTCCTCCACGAAGTCCGGCCCGAACGAATCCCGGAGCGACTGGCGCACCTTCTGGGTGAGGTCCGTCAGCTCCTGATGGGAGAACTCATTCGGATGCGCGCCGTGCACGAGGTACGGCTGGAGCTGATCCGCCACGGCCAGCACCGCCGTGTCGTAGAGCCCGTGGCCGCCACCGCGTGAGTGCGCGAGGAACACCGGAACGGGCTGCCCACCCAGCGAGCCAGGGGCCAGCCCCGCCGAAGACAGCGCCCGGTGCGCCGTCTCCACCACCCACCGCTGCTGAGATGCATCCTCCACGACGCCGCCCAGCAGCGTGGAGGTCCGGGCCGCGCCCACGGCCGCCGAGGGATCCAGATACAGGGCTTGGGGAATGCGCTCCTCCGGCCACTGGCCATACGTCGTCTTCCCCCCGTGAAGCACCTCCGCCAGCTCATCCAGTGTGCGCGCGCCAGGCAACGCAAACGCGAAACCAGAGATCGCCACCGGCGCGATCCCATCCAGTTTTCCTTTCCGCATTGCAAATCAATGTAAGGCCATGATCTGGATGCGTCCACGACCAGCCAAATCACATACATCCATGCCAACACAGGACGGCGTCGG
This DNA window, taken from Corallococcus coralloides DSM 2259, encodes the following:
- a CDS encoding YiiD C-terminal domain-containing protein, with translation MSGEPIDAPEDVLARLALELHARIPMTKFLGIQFEAFEPERIVLVAPLGPSLNHRGTAFGPGVFTSAGLAPWLLLVRAAWAERLGVQILLRRCEFAIHRPITCDYRARCDTLPALDADTLRQGGKVRLTATSQVFIDEGDPAATYTAHFTLLGQPASSGAGEGDLALPFPEAWRT
- a CDS encoding polyketide synthase — its product is MAISGFAFALPGARTLDELAEVLHGGKTTYGQWPEERIPQALYLDPSAAVGAARTSTLLGGVVEDASQQRWVVETAHRALSSAGLAPGSLGGQPVPVFLAHSRGGGHGLYDTAVLAVADQLQPYLVHGAHPNEFSHQELTDLTQKVRQSLRDSFGPDFVEDPRERATHRLASAIAEALGTTEKALLVDGNCTGGLAAIELAARELAKGAPWAIAGALSYVDTVNQVLYSNSRLLSSEGCFPFAQKGNGTVISDGVVLLVLTSLERATQERLPVHGVIRGVGGANDGAAEAYMLVPNPRGHGLAVGRALEQAGVEPRELGVILAHGTGTRAGDAVEAKVFDRALKAHGEEAQPASPVPVMSIKGNLGHAKEASGLANLIALLALFESGAIPGPVHGDKPRSLLEPGGLIEVDKTARSWPAGEQPRMGGVSAIASGGQNYHAVVEDRPSPKRAQALLRDTRGRPARSDEPIAIVGMAGAFADAPDLATLWTNLLHGRRAFRRLPFGLGAPLELDASRFTGNASQYDERPADILRHDPLHYLLVDLARSAAANVSIERGSNIPVVVSAEHCGEYGLRQVAAARLPEIEEHLQRVLRETGKDPKGVARTVRAAMKRLSVDLPELWAGSLFNLSPSFMAARIARAFDLTGPTCAIEAGGAAASMGGLDVACGRLSSREADAVFWATADMRLGVTRMADEGAMGLLSQRDAPTVFDAASDGYLPGEGATVCLLRRLSDARERGEPVLGIIRAVGSAFGTPEDHGLVAESAMSLAIRRAWSRCDVSADALAFVECFGSGHPASDRAELAALGRTLGTARAQPLPLGAVMPNIGHAGAAAGAASLMKALYTLAAKRVPATLGETTPLIGAADNLRLCTEPQALKEARFAGVNAAGSGGTHYHVVLEAGPDLQVPGT
- a CDS encoding aldo/keto reductase, with product MIYRKLGGIDVSVFALGAANFGGIGSSRKLLGQGETEAEAHALLDRAVALGINLIDTAGTYADGASEAIIGAWLASRGAAMRDRVLISSKVGLRGGLGRKHVFAEVDRSLARLRVDTLDFYLAHVPDPGTPWDDVLDSFLALVRAGKVRRFGLSNVTASDLWRCVAPRSGGPVGFGWVQNRFNLLEQDDAHNGVLEACAKLGLQYTPYSPLAGGLLSGRYAIAGDIPEGTRIGQRRDLYAKAWTPENAARVEQLKAKAAAHALSPSGLATWWLVHCPFVTSILVGARSPEQLEQLVTEASRLPASDDLWRSLTAPSTQE